From Arachis stenosperma cultivar V10309 chromosome 2, arast.V10309.gnm1.PFL2, whole genome shotgun sequence, one genomic window encodes:
- the LOC130961162 gene encoding delta-1-pyrroline-5-carboxylate synthase-like isoform X1: MEPLQNGMSLFLSSNPSDLPNPNGLNYHSLSESDYLDNMDPSRTFVTKVKRLIVKVGTAVVTRSDGRLALGRLGSLCEQLKELNTQGYEVILVTSGAVGLGRQRLRYRRLANSSFADLQKPQGEFDGKACAAVGQSSLMALYDTMFSQLDVTSSQLLVNDGFFRDSGFRKQLSDTVNSLLDLRVIPIFNENDAVSTRKAPYEDSSGIFWDNDSLAGLLALELKADLLVLLSDVEGLYSGPPSDPKSKLIHTYVKEKHQGEITFGDKSRLGRGGMTAKVNAAVCAAYAGTPVIITSGYATNNIIRVLQGERIGTVFHKDAHLWSSIKEVSARDMAVAARESSRRLQVLNSEERRKILLAVADALEKNEGMIRVENEADVAAAEAAGYERSLISRLTLKPEKISSLVRSVRMLADMEEPIGQILKRTELADKLILEKISCPLGVLLVIFESRPDALVQIAALAIRSGNGLLLKGGKEARRSNAVLHKVITSVMPETVSDKLIGLVTSREEIPDLLKLDDVIDLVVPRGSNKLVSQIKESTKIPVLGHSDGICHVYVDKSADINMAKQIVRDAKTDYPAACNAMETLLVHKDLINNGGLDELVFELRREGVQLYGGPTASALLHIVETSSFHHEYSSLACTVEIVDDVYAAIDHIHQHGSAHTECIVTEDCKVAETFLHQVDSAAVFHNASTRFCDGARFGLGAEVGISTSRIHARGPVGVEGLLTNRWILRGNGQVVDGDRGMNYTHKELPLKA; this comes from the exons ATGGAACCTTTGCAAAATGGCATGAGCCTGTTTCTTAGTAGCAACCCTTCTGATTTGCCCAATCCTAATGGCCTTAACTACCACTCACTCTCTGAATCTGACTACTTGGACAACATGGATCCTTCTAGAACCTTTGTTACCAAAGTGAAGCGTCTTATTGTTAAG GTTGGAACAGCTGTTGTTACTAGAAGTGATGGAAGATTAGCACTGGGAAGACTTGGTTCTCTCTGCGAGCAA CTTAAAGAACTAAACACACAAGGCTATGAAGTTATATTGGTGACTTCAGGTGCTGTTGGTCTTGGCCGCCAAAGGCTTAGATATCGCAGATTGGCCAATAGCAG CTTTGCTGATCTTCAAAAGCCTCAAGGTGAGTTTGATGGAAAAGCATGTGCAGCTGTTGGGCAGAGCAGTCTCATGGCTCTATATGATACCATGTTCAGCCAG CTTGATGTGACTTCTTCCCAACTTCTTGTGAATGATGGGTTTTTTAGGGATTCAGGCTTTAGAAAACAACTGTCTGACACAGTAAACTCGTTATTAGATTTAAGGGTTATCCCCATTTTCAATGAAAATGATGCTGTTAGTACCAGGAAGGCACCATATGAG GATTCATCTGGTATTTTCTGGGACAATGACAGTTTGGCGGGTCTATTAGCTCTTGAACTTAAAGCCGACCTCCTTGTTTTATTGAGTGATGTTGAGGGCCTTTATAGCGGTCCTCCAAGTGATCCGAAATCGAAGCTAATTCACACATATGTGAAAGAGAAACATCAAGGAGAAATTACTTTTGGTGATAAGTCAAGATTGGGCAGGGGTGGCATGACTGCTAAAGTTAATGCCGCCGTTTGTGCTGCTTATGCTGGCACCCCGGTGATCATAACTAG TGGCTATGCCACAAATAACATCATACGTGTGCTTCAAGGGGAACGAATAGGTACTGTCTTTCATAAAGATGCACATTTGTGGTCTAGCATAAAGGAAGTGAGTGCGCGTGACATGGCAGTTGCTGCACGGGAGAGTTCTAGACGACTTCAG GTCCTAAATTCTGAAGAAAGGAGGAAAATATTGCTGGCAGTAGCTGATGCATTGGAGAAAAATGAGGGTATGATAAGGGTTGAGAACGAGGCAGATGTTGCTGCTGCTGAGGCAGCTGGATATGAAAGATCTTTGATATCTCGTTTGACCCTAAAGCCTGAGAAG ATCTCTAGTCTTGTAAGGTCTGTCCGCATGCTGGCAGACATGGAAGAACCTATTGGTCAGATTTTGAAGAGAACTGAG CTAGCTGATAAACTCATCTTGGAGAAAATATCATGTCCATTGGGAGTACTCCTGGTTATATTTGAGTCTCGACCTGATGCCCTTGTTCAG ATAGCTGCATTGGCAATTCGAAGTGGGAATGGTTTACTTCTTAAAGGTGGAAAGGAAGCCCGGCGATCAAATGCTGTCTTACACAAG GTGATTACTTCAGTCATGCCCGAAACTGTCAGTGACAAACTTATTGGGCTTGTGACTTCAAGAGAAGAAATTCCAGATCTTCTCAAG CTGGATGATGTGATAGATCTTGTTGTCCCCAGAGGCAGTAATAAACTTGTTTCTCAAATAAAGGAGTCAACAAAAATTCCTGTTCTTGGTCATTCTg ATGGAATTTGCCATGTTTATGTTGACAAGTCTGCTGATATTAATATGGCAAAGCAGATTGTTAGGGATGCAAAGACTGATTATCCTGCAGCCTGCAATGCAATG GAAACTCTACTTGTACACAAGGATCTGATAAACAACGGTGGACTTGATGAGCTTGTTTTTGAACTTCGACGTGAAG GTGTTCAACTGTATGGTGGACCAACAGCCAGTGCCTTACTACATATTGTGGAAACAAGCTCTTTTCATCATGAGTATAGTTCACTTGCTTGCACGGTCGAAATTGTTGACGATGTATATGCTGCCATTGACCacatacatcaacatggaag TGCTCATACTGAATGCATTGTTACTGAAGACTGTAAAGTCGCTGAAACTTTCTTACATCAAGTTGACAG TGCTGCTGTATTCCACAATGCAAGTACAAGGTTCTGTGATGGAGCAAGATTTGGGCTTGGTGCAGAG GTTGGAATCAGTACAAGTCGAATTCATGCTCGTGGTCCTGTAGGAGTTGAGGGTTTGTTAACAAACAGATG GATACTAAGAGGAAATGGTCAGGTTGTAGATGGCGATCGAGGAATGAATTACACTCATAAAGAACTGCCACTAAAAGCATAA
- the LOC130961162 gene encoding delta-1-pyrroline-5-carboxylate synthase-like isoform X2, giving the protein MDSISPDPTRAFVKNIKRVVVKVGTAVVTRSDGRLALGRLGSLCEQLKELNTQGYEVILVTSGAVGLGRQRLRYRRLANSSFADLQKPQGEFDGKACAAVGQSSLMALYDTMFSQLDVTSSQLLVNDGFFRDSGFRKQLSDTVNSLLDLRVIPIFNENDAVSTRKAPYEDSSGIFWDNDSLAGLLALELKADLLVLLSDVEGLYSGPPSDPKSKLIHTYVKEKHQGEITFGDKSRLGRGGMTAKVNAAVCAAYAGTPVIITSGYATNNIIRVLQGERIGTVFHKDAHLWSSIKEVSARDMAVAARESSRRLQVLNSEERRKILLAVADALEKNEGMIRVENEADVAAAEAAGYERSLISRLTLKPEKISSLVRSVRMLADMEEPIGQILKRTELADKLILEKISCPLGVLLVIFESRPDALVQIAALAIRSGNGLLLKGGKEARRSNAVLHKVITSVMPETVSDKLIGLVTSREEIPDLLKLDDVIDLVVPRGSNKLVSQIKESTKIPVLGHSDGICHVYVDKSADINMAKQIVRDAKTDYPAACNAMETLLVHKDLINNGGLDELVFELRREGVQLYGGPTASALLHIVETSSFHHEYSSLACTVEIVDDVYAAIDHIHQHGSAHTECIVTEDCKVAETFLHQVDSAAVFHNASTRFCDGARFGLGAEVGISTSRIHARGPVGVEGLLTNRWILRGNGQVVDGDRGMNYTHKELPLKA; this is encoded by the exons ATGGACTCCATCTCCCCTGATCCCACTCGAGCTTTCGTTAAGAATATCAAACGTGTTGTCGTCaag GTTGGAACAGCTGTTGTTACTAGAAGTGATGGAAGATTAGCACTGGGAAGACTTGGTTCTCTCTGCGAGCAA CTTAAAGAACTAAACACACAAGGCTATGAAGTTATATTGGTGACTTCAGGTGCTGTTGGTCTTGGCCGCCAAAGGCTTAGATATCGCAGATTGGCCAATAGCAG CTTTGCTGATCTTCAAAAGCCTCAAGGTGAGTTTGATGGAAAAGCATGTGCAGCTGTTGGGCAGAGCAGTCTCATGGCTCTATATGATACCATGTTCAGCCAG CTTGATGTGACTTCTTCCCAACTTCTTGTGAATGATGGGTTTTTTAGGGATTCAGGCTTTAGAAAACAACTGTCTGACACAGTAAACTCGTTATTAGATTTAAGGGTTATCCCCATTTTCAATGAAAATGATGCTGTTAGTACCAGGAAGGCACCATATGAG GATTCATCTGGTATTTTCTGGGACAATGACAGTTTGGCGGGTCTATTAGCTCTTGAACTTAAAGCCGACCTCCTTGTTTTATTGAGTGATGTTGAGGGCCTTTATAGCGGTCCTCCAAGTGATCCGAAATCGAAGCTAATTCACACATATGTGAAAGAGAAACATCAAGGAGAAATTACTTTTGGTGATAAGTCAAGATTGGGCAGGGGTGGCATGACTGCTAAAGTTAATGCCGCCGTTTGTGCTGCTTATGCTGGCACCCCGGTGATCATAACTAG TGGCTATGCCACAAATAACATCATACGTGTGCTTCAAGGGGAACGAATAGGTACTGTCTTTCATAAAGATGCACATTTGTGGTCTAGCATAAAGGAAGTGAGTGCGCGTGACATGGCAGTTGCTGCACGGGAGAGTTCTAGACGACTTCAG GTCCTAAATTCTGAAGAAAGGAGGAAAATATTGCTGGCAGTAGCTGATGCATTGGAGAAAAATGAGGGTATGATAAGGGTTGAGAACGAGGCAGATGTTGCTGCTGCTGAGGCAGCTGGATATGAAAGATCTTTGATATCTCGTTTGACCCTAAAGCCTGAGAAG ATCTCTAGTCTTGTAAGGTCTGTCCGCATGCTGGCAGACATGGAAGAACCTATTGGTCAGATTTTGAAGAGAACTGAG CTAGCTGATAAACTCATCTTGGAGAAAATATCATGTCCATTGGGAGTACTCCTGGTTATATTTGAGTCTCGACCTGATGCCCTTGTTCAG ATAGCTGCATTGGCAATTCGAAGTGGGAATGGTTTACTTCTTAAAGGTGGAAAGGAAGCCCGGCGATCAAATGCTGTCTTACACAAG GTGATTACTTCAGTCATGCCCGAAACTGTCAGTGACAAACTTATTGGGCTTGTGACTTCAAGAGAAGAAATTCCAGATCTTCTCAAG CTGGATGATGTGATAGATCTTGTTGTCCCCAGAGGCAGTAATAAACTTGTTTCTCAAATAAAGGAGTCAACAAAAATTCCTGTTCTTGGTCATTCTg ATGGAATTTGCCATGTTTATGTTGACAAGTCTGCTGATATTAATATGGCAAAGCAGATTGTTAGGGATGCAAAGACTGATTATCCTGCAGCCTGCAATGCAATG GAAACTCTACTTGTACACAAGGATCTGATAAACAACGGTGGACTTGATGAGCTTGTTTTTGAACTTCGACGTGAAG GTGTTCAACTGTATGGTGGACCAACAGCCAGTGCCTTACTACATATTGTGGAAACAAGCTCTTTTCATCATGAGTATAGTTCACTTGCTTGCACGGTCGAAATTGTTGACGATGTATATGCTGCCATTGACCacatacatcaacatggaag TGCTCATACTGAATGCATTGTTACTGAAGACTGTAAAGTCGCTGAAACTTTCTTACATCAAGTTGACAG TGCTGCTGTATTCCACAATGCAAGTACAAGGTTCTGTGATGGAGCAAGATTTGGGCTTGGTGCAGAG GTTGGAATCAGTACAAGTCGAATTCATGCTCGTGGTCCTGTAGGAGTTGAGGGTTTGTTAACAAACAGATG GATACTAAGAGGAAATGGTCAGGTTGTAGATGGCGATCGAGGAATGAATTACACTCATAAAGAACTGCCACTAAAAGCATAA